A section of the Mergibacter septicus genome encodes:
- a CDS encoding phosphohexomutase domain-containing protein (capsular polysaccharide biosynthesis protein; catalyzes the formation of D-mannose 6-phosphate from alpha-D-mannose 1-phosphate) — MDTITCFKAYDIRGRLGDELNPDIAYRIGRAFGQYLQPKTIVIGGDVRLSSKELKTAVTNGLLDSGVDVIDLGLTGTEEVYFATSFLQTDGGIEVTASHNPMDYNGLKLVRQGSRPISSETGLKQIKQLAEENNFPPVTQRGTYQQRSVVEEYITHILSYIDLAKLKPLKLVINSGNGAAGPIIDKIETRFKHHQIPVEFIKVHNQPDGTFPHGIPNPILPENRQDTIDAVLKHQADMGIAFDGDFDRCFLFDQNGKFIEGYYIVGLLAQAFLNKTPKAKIIYDPRLIWNTEQIVADNGGTAIMSKSGHSFIKEKMREVDAIYGGEMSAHHYFRDFFYCDSGMIPWLLVTELLCTTGKTLGELVDQSQAQYPSPGEINSKLSDAKSAIERVKTAFAPQAIKLDQIDGISLEFEDWRFNLRSSNTEPVVRLNLETRGNQQLMAEKTAEILTILRQE, encoded by the coding sequence ATGGACACAATAACTTGTTTTAAAGCGTATGATATTCGTGGGCGTCTAGGTGATGAACTCAATCCAGATATAGCCTATCGCATTGGACGTGCTTTTGGGCAATACTTACAACCTAAAACTATTGTCATTGGTGGTGATGTCCGCCTTAGCAGTAAAGAACTCAAAACTGCAGTAACAAATGGACTTTTAGATTCTGGTGTTGATGTCATTGATCTTGGGTTAACGGGGACAGAAGAAGTCTATTTTGCAACCTCTTTTTTACAAACAGACGGCGGAATTGAAGTAACTGCTAGCCATAATCCGATGGATTACAATGGATTAAAATTAGTGCGTCAAGGTTCTCGCCCAATCAGTAGTGAAACAGGGTTAAAACAAATTAAACAGCTAGCAGAAGAAAATAACTTTCCACCAGTCACACAGCGAGGAACATACCAACAACGTTCTGTTGTGGAAGAATATATTACCCATATCCTTTCATATATCGATCTGGCTAAACTTAAACCGCTAAAATTAGTTATTAATAGTGGCAACGGTGCGGCTGGTCCAATTATTGATAAAATTGAGACTCGCTTTAAACACCACCAAATTCCAGTGGAATTTATCAAAGTACATAATCAGCCTGATGGCACCTTCCCTCACGGTATTCCAAATCCAATCTTACCTGAAAATCGACAAGATACGATTGATGCCGTATTAAAACACCAAGCAGATATGGGGATCGCTTTTGATGGCGACTTTGATCGTTGTTTCTTATTCGACCAAAATGGAAAATTTATTGAAGGCTATTATATCGTTGGCTTACTAGCACAAGCCTTTCTCAATAAAACTCCAAAAGCAAAGATCATCTATGATCCTCGTTTAATTTGGAATACTGAACAAATTGTTGCTGACAACGGTGGTACAGCCATTATGTCAAAATCAGGACACTCTTTTATCAAAGAAAAAATGCGTGAAGTCGATGCTATCTATGGTGGTGAAATGAGTGCTCATCACTATTTCCGTGATTTTTTCTATTGTGATAGTGGTATGATCCCTTGGTTGTTGGTTACAGAATTACTTTGTACCACGGGAAAAACACTAGGTGAATTAGTTGATCAAAGCCAAGCACAATATCCTTCACCCGGTGAAATTAATAGCAAATTAAGCGATGCTAAAAGTGCTATTGAGAGAGTAAAAACCGCTTTTGCACCACAAGCCATTAAACTAGATCAGATTGATGGTATTAGTCTTGAGTTTGAAGATTGGCGCTTTAATTTACGTAGTTCAAATACAGAGCCTGTTGTACGCCTTAATCTCGAAACTCGAGGTAATCAACAACTTATGGCAGAAAAAACCGCCGAAATTTTAACAATCTTACGCCAAGAATAG
- a CDS encoding multifunctional CCA addition/repair protein — protein MIMPSLKCYLVGGAVRDQLLGLEIKDRDWVVVGSTPNELKQQGFKQVGRDFPVFLHPVSGEEYALARMERKNGHGYGGFYCDFSPEITLEQDLARRDLTINAMALDPQGQLQDPYLGRRDLEQRLLRHISPAFAEDPLRVLRVARFAARFATLGFHIAEETLELMQKMVQSGELTYLTPERVWLETEKALKGENPQIYFQVLNQIGALSVLFPPLFALFEKTNPQQPLEKNIGTHSLLVLEQAAKLTSGLDPQQRSMICFAALCHHFGKGIGEKNNFSHHYTDEMLGIKAIKQLCQQLKVAKAYQQFALLAAEFYRYFQCAFELKAQTVVELFDQLDLWRKPQRLFQLSLVAMAEFQSRSESEVKDYPNVEYLSKLFDIAQTVKVQDIIAAGFQQHAIREELFRRRVQLVKQYMDHLIPSI, from the coding sequence ATGATAATGCCTTCTTTAAAATGTTACCTTGTAGGTGGTGCAGTTCGGGATCAGTTACTTGGACTTGAGATTAAAGATCGAGATTGGGTGGTAGTTGGTTCAACGCCAAATGAATTAAAGCAACAAGGTTTTAAACAGGTTGGGAGGGATTTTCCTGTTTTTCTTCACCCTGTTTCAGGGGAAGAATATGCTTTGGCAAGAATGGAGCGCAAAAATGGTCATGGCTATGGAGGCTTTTATTGTGATTTTTCTCCTGAAATTACCTTAGAACAAGATTTAGCTCGGCGAGATTTGACGATAAATGCAATGGCACTTGATCCGCAAGGGCAATTACAAGATCCTTATCTCGGTCGGCGAGATTTAGAACAACGGTTGCTTCGTCATATTTCACCTGCTTTTGCTGAAGATCCATTGCGGGTGTTACGGGTTGCTCGCTTTGCTGCTCGTTTTGCAACTTTAGGTTTTCATATTGCTGAAGAAACCCTTGAATTAATGCAGAAAATGGTGCAATCAGGGGAGTTAACTTATTTAACACCTGAACGGGTTTGGTTAGAAACTGAAAAAGCATTAAAAGGTGAAAATCCTCAAATTTATTTTCAGGTACTCAATCAGATTGGAGCATTGTCAGTACTTTTTCCACCATTATTTGCTTTATTTGAAAAAACTAATCCACAACAGCCATTAGAGAAAAATATTGGGACGCATAGTTTATTGGTGTTAGAACAAGCCGCTAAATTAACCAGTGGATTAGATCCACAACAACGTTCTATGATCTGTTTTGCCGCATTGTGCCATCATTTTGGCAAGGGAATAGGAGAAAAGAATAATTTTTCTCATCATTATACAGATGAAATGCTAGGTATTAAGGCGATTAAACAGTTATGTCAGCAGTTGAAAGTCGCAAAAGCTTATCAACAGTTTGCTTTATTAGCAGCCGAATTTTACCGCTATTTTCAGTGTGCATTTGAGTTAAAAGCACAAACGGTGGTAGAGTTATTCGATCAACTTGATTTATGGCGGAAACCACAACGTTTATTTCAACTGAGTTTAGTGGCGATGGCTGAGTTTCAAAGTCGATCAGAGAGCGAAGTAAAAGATTATCCGAATGTTGAGTATCTTTCTAAGTTATTTGATATCGCTCAGACCGTAAAAGTGCAAGATATTATTGCGGCAGGTTTTCAGCAACACGCTATTCGAGAAGAATTATTTCGGCGGCGTGTACAATTAGTGAAACAATATATGGATCATTTAATCCCATCAATTTAA
- the csrA gene encoding carbon storage regulator CsrA, which produces MLILTRKIGEKLRISDDIAITILNIRGNQVKIGVEAPENIPVHREEIYNLIQQTTDNQQDNNQNR; this is translated from the coding sequence ATGCTAATCTTAACTCGAAAAATAGGTGAAAAACTACGTATCAGTGATGATATCGCTATCACCATCTTAAATATTCGGGGGAATCAAGTAAAAATTGGCGTTGAAGCCCCTGAAAATATACCTGTTCATCGTGAAGAAATTTATAATCTAATCCAACAGACTACTGATAATCAGCAGGACAATAACCAGAATCGTTAA
- a CDS encoding inorganic phosphate transporter — protein MDIISQYGTILVLVTAFFGLLMAFGIGANDVSNAMGTSVGSGAITTKQAIIIAIIFEFAGAYLVGGEVTETIKNSVVDPSLFSSQPDTLVLGMMSSLLSAGIWLLIASKMGWPVSTTHSIIGALIGFACVTVGVYAVDWGSVGSIVGSWFITPVIAGFIAYSIFISTQKLIFDTETPSLNAKKYAPFYMGLTLFIISIVTIKKGLKHVGLNLTGTETLLISLGISLAAAILCWGYLRSDRFQQSSDTHSFGSVEKVFNVLMLITACAMAFAHGSNDVANAIGPLSAVVSIVEHGGVITSKTMLAWWILPLGALGIVLGLAIMGYKVMGTIGTGITDLTPSRGFSAQFAAATTVVIASGTGLPISTTQTLVGAVLGVGFARGIAALNLTVIRNIISSWVVTLPAGAVFAIIFYYILRCFFGA, from the coding sequence ATGGATATTATTAGTCAATACGGCACTATCCTAGTGCTGGTAACCGCTTTTTTTGGTTTATTAATGGCTTTTGGAATTGGAGCGAATGATGTCTCCAATGCGATGGGAACCTCTGTTGGTTCAGGAGCTATTACCACTAAACAAGCGATTATTATTGCGATTATCTTTGAATTTGCTGGTGCTTACCTAGTAGGAGGGGAAGTTACTGAAACTATAAAAAATAGTGTTGTTGATCCTTCATTATTTAGTAGTCAACCAGATACATTAGTATTAGGTATGATGTCATCTTTACTTTCAGCGGGGATATGGTTACTAATAGCTTCAAAAATGGGGTGGCCAGTTTCAACAACACACTCTATTATTGGCGCATTAATTGGCTTTGCTTGTGTAACTGTCGGTGTCTATGCTGTTGATTGGGGCAGTGTTGGTAGTATTGTTGGAAGCTGGTTTATTACACCTGTTATTGCAGGTTTTATTGCTTATAGTATTTTTATCAGCACACAAAAACTGATTTTTGACACTGAAACACCTTCATTGAATGCTAAAAAATATGCACCTTTTTATATGGGGTTAACCCTATTTATTATTAGTATTGTTACAATCAAAAAAGGCCTAAAACACGTCGGATTGAATTTAACGGGTACTGAAACATTATTAATTTCTCTTGGCATAAGTTTGGCTGCTGCAATTCTTTGCTGGGGATATTTGCGTAGTGATAGATTTCAGCAAAGTTCTGATACCCATTCTTTCGGTAGTGTTGAAAAAGTATTTAACGTTTTAATGTTAATTACCGCTTGTGCGATGGCATTTGCTCATGGGTCAAATGACGTTGCAAATGCAATTGGTCCTTTATCCGCAGTTGTATCTATTGTTGAGCATGGTGGTGTGATCACGAGTAAAACGATGTTAGCGTGGTGGATTTTACCTTTAGGTGCTTTAGGTATCGTCCTTGGTTTAGCTATTATGGGTTATAAAGTGATGGGAACGATTGGAACAGGGATTACTGATTTGACCCCTAGCCGTGGTTTTTCAGCACAATTTGCGGCAGCAACAACAGTGGTGATTGCATCAGGAACAGGCTTACCAATCTCAACAACTCAGACTTTAGTTGGTGCTGTGTTAGGGGTTGGATTTGCTCGTGGTATTGCCGCATTAAATTTAACCGTTATTCGGAATATTATTTCATCTTGGGTGGTTACTTTACCAGCTGGAGCAGTATTTGCGATTATCTTTTATTATATCTTACGCTGTTTCTTTGGTGCATAA
- a CDS encoding TIGR00153 family protein, whose product MAMNNIFGLFAQSPLKPLQKHSNKVNEACELLIPFFEASYSDDWEKAEQLRNSISEIEKQADLLKREIRLKLPRGLFMPVERTDLLELVTQLDKLANYAKDIAGRVIGRRLKVPESMQQDFLLYVRRSLDASDQARKVIDEMDQLLETGFKGREVNFVNTMINELDKIEDDTDQMQIKLRRALLLLESSYNPIDIIFLYKIIEWVGVLADQAQRVGSRIELMLARS is encoded by the coding sequence ATGGCAATGAACAACATTTTTGGGTTATTTGCTCAATCTCCATTAAAACCGTTACAAAAACACTCAAATAAAGTCAATGAGGCTTGTGAGTTATTAATTCCGTTTTTTGAAGCGAGTTATTCTGACGATTGGGAAAAAGCCGAACAGTTGCGAAATAGTATTTCTGAGATTGAAAAACAAGCCGATCTTTTAAAAAGAGAGATTCGTTTGAAATTACCTCGTGGGCTATTTATGCCTGTTGAGCGTACTGACTTATTGGAGTTAGTTACACAATTAGATAAATTAGCTAATTATGCTAAGGATATTGCAGGACGGGTAATTGGTCGCCGTTTAAAAGTGCCTGAAAGTATGCAACAAGACTTTCTTCTCTATGTTCGTCGTAGTTTAGATGCTTCTGATCAAGCACGTAAAGTGATTGATGAAATGGATCAATTACTTGAAACAGGCTTTAAGGGGCGAGAAGTTAATTTTGTTAATACAATGATTAACGAATTGGATAAAATTGAGGACGATACCGATCAAATGCAGATCAAATTACGTCGTGCTTTATTACTTTTAGAATCATCTTATAATCCTATCGATATTATCTTCCTTTATAAAATTATTGAATGGGTTGGCGTTTTAGCCGATCAGGCTCAACGTGTAGGTTCACGCATTGAGTTAATGTTGGCTCGTTCATAA
- the alaS gene encoding alanine--tRNA ligase, with the protein MKTTAEIRQAYLDFFHSKGHQIVASSSLVPENDPTLLFTNAGMNQFKDVFLGQDKRAYHRATTAQRCVRAGGKHNDLENVGYTARHHTFFEMLGNFSFGDYFKKEAIHYAWEFLTSPQWLALPAEKLWITVYETDEEAYDIWHNQVGVPAERIVRIGDNKGAPYASDNFWQMGDTGPCGPCTEIFYDHGEHIWGGPPGSAEEDGDRYIEIWNVVFMQYNRLADGTMEPLPKPSVDTGMGLERISAVLQHVNSNYEIDIFKTLIAKTAEITGEKDLNNKSLRVIADHIRSCAYLIADGVIPSNEGRGYVLRRIIRRAVRHGNLLGAKETFFYKLVPTLIDVMASAGEELKAKQPQIEKLLRLEEEQFARTLERGLALLDNTLNEIQGNVLSGEIAFKLYDTYGFPLDLTADVCRERNIIIDEAGFDREMEAQRLRAQSANQFGMDYSNVIRVEGSTRFEGYEQEQAVATVSAIIYENKEVDSISAGQSAIIILENTPFYAESGGQIGDSGVLKTPNCLFKVLDTQKYGQVFGHIGELEQGNLKVGDQVNAIVDSARRHNTSLNHSATHLLHAALRQILGEHVTQKGSLVSDKLLRFDFSQPEAINKSQLIEIERLVNAQIRANYPIQTEIMELEAAKAKGAMALFGEKYSDKVRVLSMGDFSIELCGGIHAKRTGDIGFFKIVTESAVAAGIRRIEAVTGEHAFNRVIAQQQLLEQSAEQLKSDANSLPEKIRQLQERSKKLEKSLQQLKEKAILQTGADLVKQAEQIKGVNVILQRLDEIDPKSLRTMVDDLKNQLGSGIVIFASVQEDKVSLIVGITKDLTQKVNAGELVNYLAQQVGGKGGGRPDMAMAGGSQPENLDTALTQAKTWLLEKL; encoded by the coding sequence ATGAAAACCACCGCAGAAATTAGACAAGCATATCTGGATTTCTTTCATAGCAAAGGACATCAAATTGTCGCAAGTAGTTCCCTTGTTCCTGAAAATGATCCAACATTATTATTTACTAATGCTGGTATGAACCAATTTAAAGATGTTTTTTTAGGGCAAGACAAACGTGCTTATCACCGTGCAACCACCGCACAACGTTGTGTACGTGCAGGTGGTAAACACAACGATTTAGAAAATGTCGGTTATACTGCACGGCATCATACTTTCTTTGAAATGCTTGGTAACTTTAGTTTTGGTGACTATTTTAAAAAAGAAGCTATTCATTATGCTTGGGAATTTCTTACTTCCCCACAATGGTTAGCTTTGCCAGCTGAAAAACTATGGATTACTGTTTATGAAACAGACGAAGAAGCCTATGATATTTGGCATAACCAAGTAGGCGTACCAGCCGAACGTATTGTACGGATTGGTGATAATAAAGGCGCACCTTACGCCTCAGATAATTTCTGGCAAATGGGAGATACTGGTCCTTGTGGTCCTTGTACCGAGATCTTTTACGATCATGGTGAACACATCTGGGGAGGACCACCGGGTTCTGCTGAAGAAGATGGCGATCGTTATATTGAGATCTGGAATGTCGTATTTATGCAATATAATCGTCTAGCAGATGGGACGATGGAACCATTGCCAAAACCATCTGTTGATACTGGAATGGGGTTAGAACGTATTAGTGCGGTATTACAACACGTCAATTCCAACTATGAAATCGATATTTTCAAAACTCTGATCGCTAAAACAGCAGAAATTACAGGTGAAAAAGATCTAAATAATAAATCATTGCGTGTAATCGCTGATCATATCCGCTCTTGTGCATATTTAATTGCCGATGGTGTGATTCCTTCCAATGAAGGGCGAGGTTATGTACTACGCCGTATCATTCGCCGTGCTGTACGACACGGTAATCTACTAGGTGCAAAAGAAACCTTCTTCTATAAATTAGTACCAACATTAATTGATGTTATGGCAAGTGCAGGAGAGGAGCTAAAAGCGAAACAACCTCAAATTGAAAAACTATTACGTTTAGAAGAAGAACAATTTGCTCGAACCTTAGAACGAGGTCTAGCCCTACTAGATAATACCCTTAATGAAATACAAGGTAATGTATTATCTGGCGAAATTGCATTTAAACTTTACGATACCTATGGTTTTCCATTAGATCTCACCGCTGATGTTTGCCGTGAACGCAATATCATCATTGATGAAGCGGGTTTTGATCGAGAAATGGAAGCACAACGTTTACGGGCACAATCAGCTAACCAATTTGGAATGGATTATAGCAATGTAATTCGTGTTGAAGGTTCAACCCGCTTTGAAGGCTATGAACAAGAACAAGCCGTAGCCACTGTTAGCGCTATTATTTATGAAAACAAAGAAGTTGACAGTATTTCCGCAGGGCAAAGTGCAATCATCATTTTAGAGAATACCCCATTTTATGCTGAATCTGGTGGCCAAATTGGAGATAGTGGTGTATTAAAAACCCCAAATTGCCTATTTAAAGTACTGGATACACAAAAATATGGGCAAGTATTTGGTCATATTGGTGAATTAGAACAAGGCAACTTAAAAGTTGGCGATCAAGTCAATGCAATTGTTGATTCGGCACGCCGTCATAATACATCATTAAACCACTCGGCAACCCACCTCTTACACGCTGCTCTACGCCAAATTTTAGGGGAACATGTTACCCAGAAAGGATCTCTGGTTTCTGATAAATTATTACGTTTTGACTTCTCTCAACCTGAGGCAATCAATAAAAGCCAATTAATTGAGATTGAACGCCTAGTCAACGCACAAATCCGTGCTAACTACCCAATTCAAACTGAAATTATGGAATTAGAAGCCGCTAAAGCAAAAGGAGCGATGGCATTATTTGGCGAAAAATATAGCGACAAGGTTCGAGTGTTATCAATGGGAGATTTCTCCATTGAGCTTTGTGGTGGTATTCATGCCAAACGGACTGGTGATATTGGTTTCTTTAAAATTGTTACTGAAAGTGCTGTTGCTGCGGGTATTCGCCGTATTGAAGCCGTAACAGGTGAACACGCCTTTAACCGAGTTATAGCTCAACAACAACTCTTAGAACAAAGTGCGGAACAATTAAAATCAGATGCGAATTCTCTTCCAGAGAAAATTCGACAATTACAAGAACGCAGTAAAAAACTGGAAAAATCATTACAGCAATTAAAAGAAAAAGCGATTTTACAAACAGGTGCTGATTTAGTGAAGCAAGCTGAACAGATCAAGGGAGTAAATGTTATCTTACAGCGTTTAGATGAAATTGATCCAAAATCGTTACGCACAATGGTTGATGATCTGAAAAACCAATTAGGCAGTGGTATCGTGATCTTCGCTTCAGTACAAGAAGACAAAGTTAGCCTGATTGTAGGTATCACTAAAGATTTAACCCAGAAAGTCAATGCGGGGGAATTAGTCAATTACTTAGCTCAACAAGTTGGAGGTAAAGGGGGTGGTCGTCCAGATATGGCAATGGCTGGCGGCTCTCAACCTGAAAATCTTGATACAGCCCTAACTCAAGCTAAAACTTGGTTACTAGAAAAATTATAA
- a CDS encoding TIGR04211 family SH3 domain-containing protein, translated as MKSYFSVCLVFLLSLIPVSVVHADETRYISENLSTFLRKGPGDQYRISGLIKAGEPVTVLSQKEKYALIQDSRKREGWILLSDLSSTPSSKNQYLAAQQQIQELTLKLNRLDSDWQQRVAEIQRRMTQAEQQSGELLEQNALLKRQLDTLKNQNRDLEAIVDSEKQELVIRWFVYGGAVLGGGLLLGLILPVIIPRRRRRDQW; from the coding sequence TTGAAATCTTATTTTAGTGTTTGTTTAGTTTTCTTGTTGAGTTTAATACCAGTTTCTGTCGTTCACGCTGATGAGACACGCTATATCAGTGAGAATTTAAGTACTTTCTTGCGTAAAGGACCGGGAGATCAGTATCGTATATCAGGGCTGATTAAAGCGGGTGAGCCTGTAACAGTACTTTCACAAAAAGAGAAATATGCATTGATTCAAGATAGTAGAAAGCGTGAAGGTTGGATTTTATTAAGTGATTTAAGTTCAACACCTAGCAGTAAAAATCAATATCTTGCAGCCCAACAACAGATCCAAGAATTAACATTAAAGTTAAACCGTTTAGATTCAGATTGGCAGCAACGGGTGGCGGAAATTCAACGCCGTATGACGCAAGCTGAACAGCAAAGTGGTGAATTATTAGAGCAAAATGCATTACTTAAACGCCAATTAGATACTTTAAAAAATCAGAATCGAGATTTAGAGGCGATTGTGGATTCAGAAAAACAAGAATTGGTAATTCGATGGTTTGTTTATGGTGGTGCGGTATTAGGTGGTGGTTTACTGTTAGGTTTAATTTTACCTGTGATTATTCCACGTCGCCGTCGCCGTGATCAGTGGTAA
- the galU gene encoding UTP--glucose-1-phosphate uridylyltransferase GalU, which yields MKTIIPVAGLGTRMLPATKAIPKEMLTVVDKPLIQYVVNECIAAGVKEIVLVTHSSKNAIENHFDTSFELETMLEKRVKRQLLEEVRSICPKDVTIMHVRQGNAKGLGHAVLCGKAIVGNEPFAVVLPDVMLADFSADQKTENLAAMIKRFQQTQTSQIMVAPVQQDEVSNYGIVDCNGTDLTQHETAIINNIIEKPAPEKAPSNYAVVGRYVFSPKIWDLLAKTPVGVGDEIQLTDAIDMLIAQEQVEAFVMKGKTFDCGDKIGYIKAFIEYAIHHEKLAESVKQYVKELAKTL from the coding sequence ATGAAAACAATTATTCCAGTCGCTGGTCTTGGTACTCGTATGTTACCAGCAACTAAAGCTATTCCAAAAGAAATGCTTACCGTCGTAGATAAACCTCTCATTCAATATGTCGTCAATGAATGTATTGCAGCTGGGGTTAAAGAAATTGTTTTAGTAACACACTCATCAAAAAATGCAATCGAAAACCACTTTGATACTTCTTTTGAATTAGAAACGATGCTAGAAAAACGTGTAAAACGTCAATTACTAGAAGAAGTACGTTCAATTTGCCCTAAAGATGTTACGATTATGCACGTTCGTCAAGGGAATGCAAAAGGATTAGGCCACGCCGTATTATGCGGGAAAGCGATTGTTGGAAATGAACCTTTTGCAGTCGTTCTTCCCGATGTGATGTTAGCTGATTTTAGTGCAGATCAAAAAACTGAAAATCTCGCTGCAATGATTAAACGTTTTCAGCAAACTCAAACAAGCCAAATTATGGTTGCACCAGTACAACAAGATGAAGTAAGTAATTATGGTATTGTCGATTGTAATGGCACAGATCTCACTCAACATGAGACAGCTATCATCAATAATATTATTGAAAAACCAGCCCCTGAAAAAGCACCTTCAAATTATGCCGTAGTTGGACGTTATGTTTTCTCACCCAAAATCTGGGATTTACTCGCTAAAACCCCTGTTGGTGTTGGTGATGAAATTCAACTCACTGATGCCATTGATATGCTGATTGCCCAAGAACAAGTTGAAGCTTTTGTAATGAAAGGAAAAACTTTTGATTGTGGTGATAAGATTGGTTATATCAAAGCTTTTATTGAATACGCTATTCACCATGAAAAATTGGCAGAAAGTGTTAAACAATATGTCAAAGAGTTAGCAAAAACATTATAA
- the eno gene encoding phosphopyruvate hydratase, with the protein MAKIVKIIGREIIDSRGNPTVEAEVHLEGGFVGLAAAPSGASTGSREALELRDGDKTRFLGKGVLKAVEAVNGPIAQALIGKDASKQAEIDQIMIDLDGTENKSNFGANAILAVSLANAKAAAASKGMPLYAWIAELNGTAGQFSMPLPMMNIINGGEHADNNVDIQEFMIQPVGAKNLREALRIGAEVFHNLAKVLKAKGLNTAVGDEGGFAPNLKSNAEALACIKEAVEKAGYQLGKDVTLAMDCASSEFYNKETGMYEMKGEGKSFTSQEFTHYLEELCKEYPIVSIEDGQDESDWEGFAYQTKVLGDKVQLVGDDLFVTNTKILKEGIEKGIANSILIKFNQIGTLTETLAAIKMAKDAGYTAVISHRSGETEDATIADLAVGTAAGQIKTGSMSRSDRIAKYNQLIRIEEALGSEKAPFLGLKAVKGQA; encoded by the coding sequence ATGGCTAAAATTGTAAAAATCATTGGTCGTGAAATCATTGATTCTCGTGGTAACCCAACCGTTGAAGCAGAAGTACACTTAGAAGGTGGTTTCGTTGGTTTAGCAGCGGCTCCATCTGGTGCATCAACTGGTTCCCGTGAAGCACTAGAACTGCGTGATGGCGATAAAACCCGTTTCTTAGGTAAAGGGGTTTTAAAAGCTGTTGAAGCAGTAAATGGCCCGATTGCTCAAGCATTAATTGGTAAAGATGCATCAAAGCAAGCTGAAATCGATCAAATTATGATTGATCTAGATGGTACCGAAAACAAATCTAACTTTGGTGCAAATGCAATTTTAGCAGTATCTCTTGCTAACGCAAAAGCGGCAGCTGCCTCTAAAGGTATGCCACTTTACGCTTGGATTGCAGAACTCAACGGAACAGCAGGTCAATTCTCAATGCCATTACCAATGATGAACATTATTAATGGTGGAGAACACGCAGATAATAACGTAGATATTCAAGAATTTATGATCCAACCGGTTGGTGCAAAAAACTTACGTGAAGCCTTACGTATCGGTGCGGAAGTATTCCATAACTTAGCCAAAGTATTAAAAGCAAAAGGCTTAAACACTGCAGTTGGTGATGAAGGTGGTTTTGCTCCTAACTTAAAATCAAATGCAGAAGCGCTTGCTTGCATCAAAGAAGCAGTTGAAAAAGCAGGTTATCAACTAGGTAAAGATGTAACTTTAGCGATGGACTGTGCATCATCTGAATTCTATAACAAAGAAACAGGTATGTATGAAATGAAAGGTGAAGGTAAATCATTCACTTCTCAAGAATTTACCCACTACTTAGAAGAACTTTGCAAAGAATATCCAATCGTTTCTATTGAAGATGGTCAAGATGAATCAGACTGGGAAGGTTTTGCATATCAAACTAAAGTATTAGGTGATAAAGTCCAATTAGTTGGTGATGATCTCTTCGTAACTAACACTAAAATCTTAAAAGAAGGTATCGAAAAAGGGATCGCAAACTCTATCCTAATTAAATTTAATCAAATCGGTACACTAACTGAAACTCTAGCAGCAATTAAAATGGCAAAAGATGCAGGTTATACTGCAGTAATCTCACACCGTTCGGGTGAAACAGAAGATGCCACTATTGCAGATTTAGCAGTGGGTACAGCGGCAGGTCAAATTAAAACAGGTTCAATGAGTCGTTCTGACCGTATCGCAAAATACAACCAATTAATCCGTATTGAAGAAGCATTAGGTAGTGAAAAAGCACCTTTCTTAGGCTTAAAAGCTGTGAAAGGTCAAGCTTAG